Proteins co-encoded in one Hyla sarda isolate aHylSar1 chromosome 4, aHylSar1.hap1, whole genome shotgun sequence genomic window:
- the KERA gene encoding keratocan, which translates to MDPHITGRTLVLFVATIVFSVVESQVYDYFDLEPSYLLSNDCPKECTCPLSFPRALYCENKGLNEVPPIPSRIWYLYLQNNEIDKLNEKQFSNATQLRWINLNKNKITSQSIEKNFFRDMKNLLFLFLEDNDLDGVPAPLPSSLEQLRLARNKVSKIPEGVFSNLENLTLLDLHHNKLSDGSFQADAFAGLKNLVQLNVAQNALKKMPQGLPSNTVQLYLDNNNIETIPTDYFNNAPKISFIRLNYNKLSDSGVPANVFNVTSLLDLQLSHNELTTLPIVNGHLERLYLNNNKIKNISGAIRCPNVVKEEHDPHFPHGPRLRYLRLDGNEVQPPIPLDLIICFRLLQAIVI; encoded by the exons ATGGACCCACATATCACTGGTAGAACCTTAGTACTTTTTGTGGCCACTATCGTCTTTTCTGTTGTTGAAAGTCAAGTTTATGACTATTTTGACCTGGAACCTTCTTATTTGCTTTCGAATGACTGTCCCAAAGAGTGTACCTGTCCTCTTAGCTTTCCGCGTGCTCTATATTGCGAAAACAAAGGTTTGAACGAagttcctcctatcccatcaagAATTTGGTACTTGTACCTGCAAAATAATGAAATTGACAAACTTAATGAAAAACAGTTTTCTAACGCTACACAACTTAGGTGGATCAAtttgaacaaaaataaaatcacAAGTCAAAGTATTGAAAAAAATTTCTTTCGAGATATGAAGAATTTACTTTTCCTATTTCTAGAGGACAATGATTTAGACGGAGTGCCTGCACCATTACCTAGCAGCCTGGAACAACTTCGTTTAGCAAGAAACAAAGTCTCAAAGATTCCTGAAGGTGTTTTTAGCAACTTAGAAAACCTCACTTTACTGGATTTACACCACAACAAGCTCTCAGATGGTTCCTTTCAAGCTGATGCATTTGCAGGACTCAAAAATCTGGTGCAGCTCAATGTGGCCCAAAATGCCCTCAAGAAAATGCCACAAGGCCTTCCTTCTAATACTGTGCAACTTTATTTAGACAACAATAATATAGAAACGATACCTACTGATTACTTTAATAATGCACCCAAAATCTCTTTTATAAGGCTAAACTACAACAAATTATCAGACAGTGGCGTACCAGCAAATGTTTTTAACGTAACTTCCCTCCTAGACTTGCAGTTGTCACACAATGAACTAACAACTCTGCCCATTGTTAATGGCCATCTGGAGCGCCTTTATCTTAATAACAACAAGATTAAAA ATATCAGTGGAGCAATAAGATGTCCTAATGTAGTCAAAGAAGAACATGACCCCCATTTTCCACATGGACCCCGACTTCGTTATTTACGTCTGGATGGAAATGAAGTTCAGCCACCAATACCATTAGATCTTATCATTTGCTTTAGACTTCTTCAGGCCATAGTTATTTAG